A genomic region of uncultured Paludibaculum sp. contains the following coding sequences:
- a CDS encoding flagellar FlbD family protein, protein MIRLTRLNQEPIVINCDLIECVESTPDTVLKLTNGQRLMVRESLDEVVARVIEFRRAIAADGSEGGRGVATSQPGGEGKHGYR, encoded by the coding sequence ATGATTCGCCTCACTCGACTGAATCAGGAACCGATCGTAATCAACTGCGATTTGATCGAGTGTGTGGAGTCGACTCCGGACACGGTTCTGAAGCTGACCAACGGGCAGCGGTTGATGGTGAGAGAGTCGCTGGATGAGGTTGTCGCGCGGGTGATCGAATTCCGGCGCGCCATTGCGGCAGACGGGTCAGAGGGAGGCCGCGGCGTGGCGACGAGTCAACCGGGAGGAGAGGGCAAGCATGGCTACCGCTGA